From a single Lewinella sp. LCG006 genomic region:
- a CDS encoding phosphoribosylanthranilate isomerase: protein MIVKTCGLREPDNIRAVSALEVDWIGLIFYPKSPRFIGEQANLKAFLQAEAQTEQRPKRVGVFVNAQFNELLEAVHEYELDYVQLHGGESAVYCATLQELWRDSSIRKAGIIRAFRVSRAFDFGITVDYEPFCDYFLFDTKGQEYGGTGHKFDWDILSRYTGKTPFLLSGGIGPEDAESIKAVHHAAMVGIDLNSKFELAPGLKDVDQLEKFLGEFK from the coding sequence ATGATTGTTAAAACTTGTGGCTTACGCGAACCGGATAACATTAGGGCCGTCAGTGCCTTAGAGGTAGATTGGATCGGATTGATTTTTTATCCCAAATCTCCTCGCTTTATCGGCGAGCAAGCGAACCTGAAAGCTTTTCTCCAAGCGGAGGCCCAAACGGAACAGCGACCCAAACGCGTGGGCGTTTTTGTGAATGCACAATTTAACGAACTCCTGGAAGCAGTGCACGAATACGAACTCGATTATGTGCAATTGCATGGTGGCGAAAGTGCGGTTTACTGCGCTACGCTACAAGAACTCTGGCGAGATAGCAGCATCCGTAAGGCAGGCATCATCCGTGCATTTCGCGTCAGTCGAGCTTTTGATTTTGGTATTACGGTAGACTATGAACCCTTTTGTGACTACTTCTTATTTGATACCAAAGGACAGGAATATGGAGGCACTGGTCACAAGTTTGATTGGGATATCCTTAGCCGGTATACCGGAAAGACGCCTTTTCTACTAAGTGGGGGCATTGGCCCGGAGGATGCCGAATCGATAAAAGCAGTCCATCATGCCGCAATGGTGGGAATTGATTTGAATAGCAAATTTGAATTAGCACCTGGCCTGAAAGATGTCGATCAATTGGAGAAATTTTTAGGAGAGTTTAAATAG
- the trpC gene encoding indole-3-glycerol phosphate synthase TrpC gives MNILDKIIAHKREEVKERKERFPVKLLEDSIYFQTPTVSLSKYLQREDKQGIIAEFKRRSPSKGAINLYAKVEEVSIGYMQAGASALSILTDEHFFGGKNADLTEARKFNYCPILRKDFIIDEYQIVEARSIGADAILLIAACLEKEELHRLASFAQNLGLEVLVELHGPQELDKLSPLANIVGVNNRNLQTFEVSISHSLELFPLLPTEMVKISESGLNDAQAIVELRRAGFQGFLIGEHFMREENPGEDCRAFIQRIQRLEALLDGAIA, from the coding sequence ATGAATATCCTTGACAAAATAATCGCCCACAAAAGGGAGGAAGTAAAAGAACGCAAAGAACGCTTTCCCGTGAAATTACTGGAAGACAGCATTTACTTTCAGACCCCAACGGTGAGCCTGAGCAAATACCTGCAAAGAGAAGACAAGCAGGGAATCATCGCTGAATTCAAACGCCGCAGCCCCTCCAAGGGCGCGATCAACTTATACGCAAAAGTAGAAGAGGTCAGTATCGGCTACATGCAAGCCGGCGCATCGGCTTTGTCGATCCTGACGGATGAGCACTTCTTCGGAGGCAAAAACGCTGATCTGACGGAAGCCCGTAAATTCAACTATTGCCCCATCCTGCGCAAGGATTTTATCATTGATGAATACCAGATTGTGGAAGCACGCAGTATTGGTGCCGATGCCATTTTGTTGATTGCAGCCTGTCTGGAAAAAGAAGAACTCCACCGGCTGGCGAGTTTTGCTCAAAATCTGGGGCTTGAAGTGTTGGTGGAATTGCACGGCCCACAGGAGCTGGATAAGCTGAGCCCGTTGGCCAATATTGTAGGTGTCAATAACCGAAATCTACAAACCTTTGAAGTGAGTATCTCGCATTCTTTGGAACTCTTCCCGCTGCTTCCCACCGAGATGGTGAAGATCTCGGAAAGTGGTTTGAACGATGCCCAGGCGATAGTAGAATTGCGCAGAGCAGGTTTCCAGGGCTTCCTCATTGGAGAACACTTCATGCGGGAGGAAAATCCAGGTGAGGATTGCCGAGCATTTATTCAGCGCATCCAACGACTGGAAGCATTACTGGACGGAGCTATTGCTTAA
- the trpD gene encoding anthranilate phosphoribosyltransferase, with protein sequence MRKTLEKLFTHEQLTREEARQLLLGIAREEYNDVQVASFVTVFQMRSIGMAELQGFQDALLELAVPLDVEGQTTIDIVGTGGDGKNTFNISTCSCLVVAGAGYKVTKHGSYGVSSAVGSSNVLMELGYEFTNNPDVLLRQLDQANICFLHAPLFHPALKAVVPVRKQLGMKTFFNMLGPLVNPVQPSHQLYGTFSQELSRLYHYIMQASGRAYAIVFALDGYDEISLTGLAKVHSSRGEQLLTPDDFGMYYIKPQALYGGETAAEAKSIFLDVLNDQATPAQKAVVCANAGLAIHTLCPEKSLLDCVQEARESIETGSALAKLYKITSIN encoded by the coding sequence ATGAGAAAGACCTTAGAAAAACTTTTCACCCACGAGCAACTGACCCGCGAGGAAGCTCGGCAGCTATTGCTGGGCATTGCCCGCGAGGAATACAATGACGTACAAGTAGCCAGCTTTGTGACCGTTTTTCAAATGCGGAGCATCGGAATGGCTGAACTACAAGGCTTTCAGGATGCCCTCTTGGAATTGGCGGTGCCGCTGGATGTAGAGGGCCAAACGACCATAGATATCGTTGGTACCGGCGGCGATGGTAAAAACACTTTCAATATCTCCACCTGTTCCTGTTTGGTAGTAGCTGGTGCTGGCTACAAGGTGACGAAGCACGGGAGCTACGGTGTGTCCTCGGCAGTGGGTTCCTCTAATGTGCTGATGGAACTGGGGTACGAATTTACCAATAATCCTGACGTCTTGCTCCGGCAGTTGGACCAAGCTAATATCTGCTTCTTGCACGCGCCGCTGTTTCATCCAGCGCTGAAAGCGGTGGTACCCGTTAGGAAACAACTGGGTATGAAGACCTTCTTCAATATGCTGGGCCCATTGGTAAACCCCGTACAGCCAAGCCACCAGTTGTACGGCACTTTCTCGCAGGAGCTTTCCCGTTTGTATCATTACATCATGCAGGCGTCCGGAAGGGCGTATGCTATCGTATTTGCTTTGGATGGCTACGATGAAATCAGCCTTACGGGATTGGCAAAAGTGCACAGTTCTCGTGGTGAGCAACTGCTTACGCCCGATGATTTCGGAATGTATTACATCAAGCCTCAAGCCTTGTACGGCGGTGAAACAGCAGCGGAAGCAAAGTCTATTTTTCTGGATGTGCTCAACGATCAGGCTACCCCAGCGCAAAAGGCCGTCGTTTGTGCCAACGCAGGTTTAGCTATTCATACGCTCTGCCCGGAAAAATCCTTGCTCGACTGTGTCCAGGAAGCTAGGGAGAGCATTGAAACCGGGAGTGCCCTGGCCAAGCTTTATAAGATAACTTCAATCAATTAA
- a CDS encoding aminodeoxychorismate/anthranilate synthase component II — MKVLVLDNYDSFTYNLVQYVQEILEQKVDVIRNDAITVEEVAAYDVIILSPGPGLPEEAGIMPQLIKRYAGEKFILGVCLGHQAIGEAFGGSLENLAEVYHGIETNMLQTAEDSVLFRNIPNEFRAGRYHSWVIKKDTLPKEFLLTAVDKTGEIMAIRHREYPLFGVQFHPESIMTPQGHQMLENFFAFVKEKRAVAL; from the coding sequence ATGAAAGTTTTAGTCCTTGATAATTACGACTCCTTTACCTACAACCTGGTACAATATGTACAGGAGATATTGGAGCAAAAAGTAGACGTCATCCGCAACGATGCCATCACCGTGGAGGAAGTGGCGGCTTACGATGTGATCATCCTTTCTCCCGGGCCAGGCCTACCGGAAGAGGCCGGCATTATGCCCCAACTGATCAAGCGTTATGCGGGCGAGAAATTCATCCTCGGCGTTTGTCTGGGCCACCAGGCGATAGGAGAAGCTTTTGGTGGCAGCCTGGAAAACCTGGCTGAAGTTTACCATGGTATTGAAACCAATATGCTACAGACGGCAGAAGATTCCGTCTTGTTTAGAAATATTCCCAATGAATTCCGCGCGGGGCGTTACCACAGCTGGGTCATCAAAAAGGATACGCTGCCTAAAGAATTTCTACTGACGGCAGTCGACAAGACGGGCGAAATCATGGCCATCCGCCATCGGGAGTATCCACTCTTTGGTGTCCAGTTTCACCCCGAAAGCATCATGACGCCCCAGGGCCACCAGATGCTGGAAAACTTCTTTGCCTTTGTTAAAGAAAAACGTGCCGTCGCGCTATGA
- a CDS encoding anthranilate synthase component I family protein: MSTITKIALKVSVRKMLSDTLTPVSLYLRLRDHYTDPVLLESNDISNKEECFSFIGLDTLASFQVQAGRIKTQFPGEETETRPLTGTQTVAGEFKAFLSHFEPQGDAPFRGFNGLFGHTGFDGVQYFDTLDFPAEKRKFDLPDLRYHLYRFILAINHYKDELYLLENRLPGEESRLDELQTRIQSHRFRVHPFALQGEETSNLTNDEFKELVRIGKHHCQRGDVFQIVFSRQFQQAFQGDEFQVYRVLRSVNPSPYLFYFDYGDYRIFGSSPEAQMVIRHGQARVNPIAGTYRRTGNMETDAQAAEDLRKDPKENAEHIMLVDLARNDLGRHAHDVQVRELKDIHYYSHVIHLVSTVTGELGPDSNPIQIFGDTFPAGTLSGAPKYKAIELINRYENQNRSFYGGALGYVDFNGEMNQAIVIRSFMSQNNKLFYQAGAGIVVASDEEKELQEVNNKLGALKRALEEATKL, translated from the coding sequence ATGTCCACAATCACAAAAATAGCCTTAAAGGTGAGTGTCCGCAAAATGCTTTCGGATACGCTTACGCCCGTTTCCTTGTATCTCCGGTTGCGAGATCATTATACGGATCCCGTTTTGCTGGAAAGCAATGATATCAGCAATAAAGAAGAATGCTTCAGCTTTATCGGCCTTGATACCCTGGCCAGCTTTCAGGTGCAGGCGGGGAGGATAAAAACCCAGTTTCCCGGCGAGGAAACCGAAACGCGCCCTTTGACTGGCACCCAAACCGTGGCAGGAGAATTCAAAGCTTTCCTCAGCCACTTTGAGCCACAGGGAGATGCACCATTCCGCGGCTTCAATGGGCTCTTTGGGCACACCGGATTTGATGGAGTACAGTATTTTGATACCCTGGATTTTCCTGCCGAGAAGCGCAAATTTGACCTGCCCGACCTGCGCTACCACCTCTACCGCTTCATCCTGGCCATCAATCATTACAAGGATGAATTGTACTTGTTGGAAAACCGATTGCCAGGTGAAGAAAGCCGCCTGGATGAGCTACAGACGCGCATCCAAAGCCACCGCTTCCGCGTACATCCATTCGCACTCCAGGGGGAGGAAACCAGCAACCTGACCAACGATGAATTCAAAGAGCTGGTACGCATCGGCAAGCACCACTGCCAGCGCGGTGATGTCTTCCAAATTGTTTTTAGTCGCCAGTTTCAGCAAGCTTTTCAGGGCGACGAATTTCAGGTCTACCGCGTTCTCCGTTCCGTCAACCCCTCTCCCTATCTTTTCTATTTCGATTATGGCGACTATCGCATTTTTGGTTCTTCGCCGGAGGCACAGATGGTTATCCGCCACGGGCAGGCCAGGGTCAATCCTATAGCAGGCACCTACCGCCGCACGGGCAATATGGAAACAGACGCACAAGCGGCGGAGGATCTTCGTAAAGACCCCAAGGAAAATGCCGAACACATCATGCTGGTGGATTTGGCCAGGAACGATCTGGGGCGTCATGCCCACGATGTGCAGGTGCGGGAATTGAAAGACATTCACTATTACAGCCACGTTATTCACCTGGTGTCTACCGTCACGGGCGAGTTGGGCCCGGATAGCAACCCCATCCAGATTTTTGGGGATACTTTCCCGGCGGGGACGCTCTCGGGGGCACCCAAGTACAAGGCCATTGAACTGATCAATCGTTACGAAAACCAAAATCGCTCCTTCTATGGCGGTGCCTTAGGATATGTGGATTTCAATGGCGAAATGAACCAGGCCATCGTTATCCGCTCCTTCATGAGCCAAAACAATAAGCTGTTTTACCAGGCCGGAGCGGGCATCGTAGTGGCCAGTGATGAAGAAAAAGAATTACAAGAAGTCAATAATAAATTGGGCGCTTTGAAGCGTGCGTTGGAAGAAGCGACCAAATTATAA
- the holA gene encoding DNA polymerase III subunit delta, whose amino-acid sequence MSYQKILNDVKKKQFAPVYFLHGEESYFIDLIADTIEEHALAEHERAFNQTILYGKEADHLQVVDAARRFPMMAERQLVVIKEAKEMKTLKELLTYVEKPSPTTVLVICHKHKKYNFNSKFGKAVKAKGEVFEAKPLYDNQVPDWIADYLRSKQLKAGPAASELLAEYLGSDLSKVVNELDKLALNIPTGSEVTQQLIEQHIGISKDYNVFEFQKALGERDVLKANRMVQYFIANPKKNPIQVIIGSLYNYYSKIYLFHSVARSSEPEILATMGLRSSFFLREYRSAARHYPLSKAQEVIHILREFDLKSKGVGYNATGKPEGELLKEMTWRILHV is encoded by the coding sequence ATGAGCTATCAGAAAATCTTGAACGACGTCAAAAAGAAGCAATTTGCTCCGGTGTATTTCCTGCATGGCGAGGAGAGCTACTTTATTGACCTGATCGCCGATACCATTGAAGAACATGCGTTGGCTGAGCATGAACGCGCCTTCAACCAAACCATTCTTTACGGCAAGGAAGCCGATCACTTGCAAGTAGTAGATGCTGCCCGCCGCTTTCCGATGATGGCTGAGCGCCAGCTGGTGGTGATCAAGGAAGCCAAGGAGATGAAAACGCTCAAAGAGCTCCTTACTTACGTAGAAAAACCTAGCCCAACCACCGTGCTCGTGATTTGCCATAAGCACAAGAAATACAATTTCAACTCCAAGTTTGGCAAAGCAGTAAAAGCCAAAGGTGAGGTTTTTGAAGCCAAACCCCTCTACGACAACCAGGTGCCCGACTGGATAGCCGATTACCTCCGTAGCAAGCAATTGAAAGCGGGCCCCGCCGCGTCGGAATTGTTGGCCGAGTACCTGGGAAGTGATCTCTCTAAAGTCGTTAATGAACTCGACAAACTGGCCCTCAATATTCCTACCGGTTCGGAAGTTACCCAACAGCTTATTGAGCAACACATCGGCATCAGCAAGGATTACAATGTCTTTGAATTTCAAAAAGCACTTGGTGAAAGAGATGTCCTCAAAGCCAATCGGATGGTCCAATACTTTATCGCTAACCCCAAAAAGAACCCCATTCAGGTCATCATTGGCAGTTTGTACAATTATTACAGCAAGATCTACCTCTTTCACTCGGTAGCCCGCTCATCCGAGCCGGAAATCCTGGCTACCATGGGCCTTCGTTCGAGCTTTTTCTTACGCGAATACCGCAGTGCGGCCCGCCATTACCCGCTCAGCAAAGCACAAGAAGTCATCCACATCCTCCGCGAGTTTGACCTCAAAAGTAAAGGTGTGGGCTACAACGCTACGGGCAAGCCGGAGGGGGAGCTACTCAAGGAGATGACTTGGCGGATTTTGCATGTGTAG
- a CDS encoding asparaginase domain-containing protein: MIQIFVTGGTFDKEYNMITGELFFKDTHLKSMFERGRCTLDIDLKTLMMVDSLEMTDDDRSIILHNCRRSKSNNILITHGTDKMVATASYLAHEGVEDKTIVLTGAMIPYAFGTSSDGFFNLGSALAFAQMLPPGIYVVMNGRYFNWDKVRKNLKTGFFEEIE, translated from the coding sequence ATGATCCAAATTTTTGTGACCGGTGGTACTTTTGACAAAGAGTACAATATGATTACCGGGGAGTTGTTTTTCAAGGATACCCATCTGAAAAGTATGTTTGAACGCGGCCGTTGTACCCTTGACATCGATTTGAAAACCCTGATGATGGTTGATAGTCTGGAAATGACCGACGATGACCGCAGTATCATTTTACACAATTGCCGCCGTTCCAAGAGCAATAACATCCTCATTACGCACGGTACGGACAAGATGGTGGCAACGGCCTCCTACCTGGCGCACGAGGGAGTTGAGGACAAGACCATTGTGCTGACGGGAGCTATGATTCCCTACGCTTTTGGTACTTCCAGCGATGGTTTTTTTAACTTGGGAAGTGCTTTGGCTTTCGCCCAAATGTTGCCACCAGGGATTTATGTGGTAATGAACGGCCGGTACTTTAATTGGGACAAGGTGCGCAAAAACCTGAAGACGGGCTTTTTTGAAGAAATTGAATGA
- a CDS encoding insulinase family protein: MRLKCGITHPSLRLVGLFFFFSCLAQMTWSQKQPLTGVDFIDFKLENGLRVIVIKDTASQYFTADLLVDYPLVLEGEQKGVGTLVNQNLSAGTKSHSKAEIDALLRSANCTLDATVPRQLKIEAPLKERETVLALLAELVQQATFPADELVQPKAALQRSIAEAENSVFAQSTLLSNQLSFGADHPYGERTTLESLAKISSETCQQFYKKYYRPVVSYLVVTGNIQVKEVRFLVEKYFGNWQVQGAMFSAFYNPAPLPLSTRLSFVHVPGASDLSLDFGYTIPLRPGTDDELKVALLKELLAIHLNQASWNKNSEKLVFSANPHIGLFRIHADDFPPAMAEEVIGDILGALGLLRKELVAPTDLATAKANLLAKDFRFPNFLSFSNRKANEALSILRFKLPRNYYDNDPQRINEITAGDILEVAREYLLPGRAHIVVAGDQAIAPSLAHFAGDGKVHYYTREGKEIEAMGLELATEDITAEAVIEKYLAAIGGRERLNEIKDFHLEAGAKIQGTTMVMTRTKKNDEKFFGQFRIDELELAKVVFDGNNALIIRTNIAKEITEEDLEMCRSLSTIFPQLKYHEEGWSLKLTGSAVLNEQNVYIVEVTNPTGRKSNHYFDARSGFLLRSTGEREEEGLVTDYREYRAVDGIKFPHQIIMTDFFEEPLLFKVTSLQLNQGISDQVFKVK, translated from the coding sequence ATGCGACTTAAATGTGGAATAACTCACCCCTCGCTCAGGTTAGTGGGTTTATTTTTCTTCTTTAGTTGCTTGGCGCAAATGACATGGTCGCAAAAGCAGCCACTTACCGGGGTTGATTTTATCGATTTTAAGTTGGAGAATGGCCTGCGGGTTATCGTGATAAAAGATACTGCGAGCCAGTATTTTACAGCCGATTTACTGGTTGACTATCCCCTGGTACTCGAAGGAGAGCAAAAGGGGGTGGGGACCTTGGTGAATCAAAACTTAAGCGCAGGGACCAAGTCACATTCCAAGGCAGAGATCGATGCGCTACTACGTTCCGCAAATTGTACGCTTGATGCGACCGTGCCACGACAATTGAAAATTGAGGCACCCCTGAAAGAGCGGGAAACTGTATTAGCACTCCTCGCCGAATTGGTCCAACAAGCCACCTTTCCAGCAGATGAACTGGTACAGCCAAAGGCAGCATTACAGCGCAGCATAGCGGAAGCTGAAAATTCGGTATTTGCCCAATCTACCTTACTGTCCAACCAGCTGAGTTTTGGCGCAGATCATCCGTACGGAGAAAGAACGACGCTGGAAAGTCTAGCAAAAATCTCGTCGGAAACCTGCCAGCAGTTTTATAAAAAATATTATCGCCCCGTCGTTTCTTATCTGGTGGTGACGGGTAACATTCAGGTTAAAGAAGTACGTTTTCTGGTGGAAAAATACTTTGGGAACTGGCAGGTTCAAGGTGCCATGTTTTCTGCATTTTATAATCCTGCTCCACTGCCGCTCAGTACCCGGCTAAGTTTCGTACATGTACCTGGAGCTTCAGACCTTAGCCTTGATTTTGGCTACACTATTCCTTTACGACCAGGTACTGATGATGAGCTAAAAGTAGCCTTGCTCAAGGAGCTGCTAGCAATACATTTGAATCAGGCTTCCTGGAATAAAAATAGTGAGAAGCTGGTCTTCTCGGCAAATCCACACATCGGTCTCTTTCGTATCCATGCCGATGATTTTCCTCCAGCAATGGCGGAAGAAGTAATCGGGGATATCTTAGGCGCATTGGGGCTTTTGAGAAAGGAACTCGTGGCTCCAACAGACTTGGCGACCGCGAAGGCTAACTTGCTTGCGAAGGATTTTAGGTTTCCTAATTTCTTGTCTTTTTCCAATAGAAAAGCCAATGAAGCACTTTCTATCCTTCGTTTCAAACTGCCTCGCAATTATTACGATAATGATCCTCAGCGCATCAATGAGATAACTGCTGGAGACATATTGGAGGTCGCTCGCGAATACCTTTTGCCCGGGCGTGCGCATATCGTAGTAGCAGGAGATCAGGCTATCGCGCCTTCTCTAGCGCATTTTGCTGGAGATGGTAAAGTTCATTATTACACCAGGGAAGGCAAGGAGATCGAAGCCATGGGCTTGGAGCTTGCTACCGAAGACATTACAGCGGAAGCGGTGATAGAAAAATATCTGGCAGCTATTGGCGGTCGCGAACGGCTGAATGAAATCAAGGATTTTCACCTGGAGGCAGGAGCTAAAATCCAGGGAACAACCATGGTGATGACGCGTACCAAGAAAAACGATGAAAAGTTTTTTGGGCAATTTCGCATCGACGAATTGGAGCTTGCTAAGGTTGTTTTTGATGGAAACAATGCGCTCATTATTCGAACAAACATCGCCAAAGAAATAACAGAAGAGGACCTGGAAATGTGTCGTTCTTTGTCAACGATTTTCCCTCAACTAAAATACCACGAGGAGGGCTGGTCGCTGAAGCTGACGGGCTCGGCGGTGTTGAATGAGCAAAACGTCTATATAGTTGAAGTGACCAACCCGACAGGAAGAAAATCTAACCATTATTTTGATGCCCGCAGTGGTTTTCTCCTTCGTTCCACAGGAGAGCGTGAAGAAGAAGGACTGGTGACCGACTACAGGGAGTACCGCGCAGTAGATGGGATCAAATTTCCTCATCAAATCATTATGACGGATTTTTTTGAAGAGCCTTTACTTTTCAAGGTGACGAGCTTGCAACTCAACCAGGGAATATCCGACCAGGTTTTTAAAGTGAAGTAG
- a CDS encoding aspartate carbamoyltransferase catalytic subunit, with product MQQLSTRHVLGIKYLTAADIELIFQTAEEFKEVINRPIKKVPSLRDITVANLFFENSTRTRISFELAEKRLSADVVNFSASSSSVKKGETLLDTVNNILSMKVDMVVMRHPAPGAHHFLAQHINANIINAGDGTHEHPTQALLDAFSMREKLGDLAGKKIAIIGDILHSRVALSNIFCLLKIGAKVRVCGPPTLIPKYIKDLGVEVSYDIRDTLHWCDVANILRIQLERQELKFFPSLREYAQHFGVTKALLDELDHPIVIMHPGPINRGVEITSEVADSDHSIILQQVENGVAVRMAILYLLAATR from the coding sequence ATTCAGCAATTGAGCACCCGGCACGTACTGGGCATCAAATACCTCACGGCAGCAGATATAGAGCTTATCTTCCAAACGGCAGAAGAGTTCAAAGAAGTCATCAATCGCCCGATAAAAAAGGTGCCGAGCCTGCGGGATATCACCGTGGCTAACCTCTTTTTCGAGAACTCTACCCGTACGCGTATTTCGTTTGAACTAGCAGAAAAGCGCCTTTCGGCAGATGTTGTAAATTTCTCAGCTTCGTCCTCCTCCGTAAAAAAAGGGGAGACACTACTGGATACCGTCAACAACATCCTGTCGATGAAAGTCGACATGGTCGTCATGCGCCATCCTGCTCCGGGGGCACACCATTTCCTTGCTCAACACATCAACGCCAACATCATCAATGCGGGCGATGGTACGCATGAACATCCTACCCAAGCCTTGTTGGATGCGTTCTCCATGCGGGAAAAATTGGGTGATCTGGCCGGGAAAAAGATCGCTATCATTGGAGATATCTTGCATTCCAGGGTAGCCTTGAGTAATATCTTTTGTTTGCTGAAAATTGGTGCCAAAGTACGGGTCTGTGGCCCACCCACCCTGATTCCAAAATACATCAAAGACCTGGGCGTAGAAGTCTCTTACGATATTCGTGATACCTTACATTGGTGCGATGTGGCTAATATTCTGCGTATTCAGCTGGAGCGGCAGGAGCTGAAATTTTTTCCTTCCTTACGGGAATACGCCCAGCATTTCGGAGTCACCAAAGCGTTGTTGGATGAGTTGGATCACCCTATTGTTATAATGCACCCCGGCCCGATCAACCGCGGTGTTGAAATTACCAGCGAGGTAGCGGATTCAGACCATAGCATCATCCTGCAACAGGTAGAGAATGGGGTAGCGGTACGTATGGCCATCTTGTACCTACTGGCGGCTACACGCTAA
- the pyrR gene encoding bifunctional pyr operon transcriptional regulator/uracil phosphoribosyltransferase PyrR, translating into MDNSRVIMDSERFGLTIRRLCHQLIERYDDFSSACLVGVQHRGVWLGEVIIEELRLLGIDDLKFGKLDITFYRDDFRTREKPLKANPTEMPFLVEDKEVVLIDDVLYTGRTIQAALTALNHFGRPRSVTLLAMVDRQFNRHLPIQPDFVGMRVDALDDAYVSVEYQKHQGLDQIVLFPQKPAED; encoded by the coding sequence ATGGATAATAGTCGTGTAATAATGGATAGCGAACGCTTTGGGCTCACCATTCGTCGCTTGTGTCATCAGCTGATCGAACGCTATGATGACTTCTCCAGTGCCTGTTTGGTAGGGGTGCAACACCGTGGTGTTTGGCTCGGTGAAGTAATCATCGAAGAACTCCGACTGCTGGGCATTGATGACCTCAAATTTGGTAAACTGGACATTACCTTCTACCGAGATGATTTCCGTACCCGCGAAAAGCCACTGAAAGCCAATCCCACGGAAATGCCTTTCCTGGTAGAAGACAAAGAGGTGGTGTTGATTGATGATGTTTTGTATACCGGTCGTACCATTCAGGCAGCGCTCACCGCACTCAACCATTTCGGACGCCCCCGTTCGGTAACCTTGCTTGCCATGGTTGATCGTCAGTTTAATCGGCACCTGCCTATTCAGCCTGATTTCGTCGGTATGCGGGTAGACGCCCTCGACGATGCTTACGTCAGTGTAGAATACCAAAAGCACCAAGGACTAGACCAAATTGTACTTTTTCCACAAAAACCGGCAGAGGACTAA